From the genome of Burkholderia pyrrocinia:
CGCAGCGCCCGCGCCGGCAAAACCGTCCGGCAACCCGACGACGCGCACTTCGCGCTGCGGAAACGGAATCGAAATCCCGTGCTCGCTGAACAGCCGCCAGATGTTGCGGTTCACGGTCGAACGCACGCCCGACGTGCCTTTCGCCGAATCCTCGATCCAGAAGCCGAGTTCCAGGTCGATCCCGTCCGCGCCGAAGCTCACCAGATACGGGGTCGGCGCAGGCTCCGCCAGCACGCGCGGCACGTCCTTCGCGGCGTCCGCGAGCAACGCCAGCGCGTGCTCGACGTCGCTCGTATATGCGACCTGCACCGCGACCTTCGCGTAACCGCGCGTCAGGTACGACGACTGGTTCTGCACGACGTCGGTGATCAGCTTCTCGTTCGGGATCAGCGTCTCGTTGCCGTCGAGGCCGCGCACGACCGTGTAGCGCGTGCGGATCTGCGTGACGACACCCTGCAGCCCGCCGACGCTGATTGCGTCGCCGAGCCGCAGCGACCGGTCGAGCAGGATGATGAAGCCCGACACGTAGTTGCTCGCGACCTTCTGCAGCCCGAAGCCCAGGCCGACGCCGACCGCGCCGCCGAACACGCCGAGCACCGTCACGTCGATGCCGACGAGCGACAGCCCGATCAGGATCGCCGCGAACACGAGCAGCGCGCGGCCGACCCGCGACAGCACGACCTTCAGGTTCGCGTCGAGCGTGCTTGCGCGCGTGAGGCGATCCTCGAGCACCGAGCCGAGCCACATCGCGACCATCAGCGTCACGCAGACCCACAGCGCGCCGGAGATCAGCGACAGCAGCGTGAGGTGCGCATTGGCGACGCGGAACTGCACGCTGTCGAGCCAGCCGAGCACGTCGCGCTGGATGCCGAGCACGGTCAGCACCATCGCGGCCCACACGGCGGTCGACACGATCTTCTCGACGATCGACAGCCACGCATGCGTGTGGCCGTCGCGCGCAAACACGCGCCGCGCGAAGAAGAACAGCACGTAGATCAGCCCGATGCCGAACAACGGCACGAGCGCGAGCGACAGCAGCGACGTGGACATGAACGGGTCGAACGCGAGCTGCGCGACGCCCACGAAGACGCCGCCGAACAACGGAAACAACGCGCGTTTCAGGCTATCCGCGCCCGCGCCGGGCGCGCGTCCGGCCGCCCGGCGGCGCGCATCGATCCGGCCGTGCACGAAGCGCGCGGCCACCCACGCGAAACACAGCGCGCCGACGAGGATCGCCGCCTGCCAGATCATCACCGGCTGGTGAAAGTCGCGAATCACCGATGCCAGCCGGTGCGAGAGCAGGCGGCTCTGCAGATTCTCCATCGTCCGTCCGGGCCGTCGTTACTGCGCGCGCCGCTCGAGCACCGCGGCGAAGAAGCCGTCGGTCGCGTGACGGTGCGGCCACAACGACAGGTAGTCGCCCGTCTCGAGTTCGATGCGCTGGTCGGCCAGCACCTTCTGCGCGGGCACCAGCACGAACTCGGGATGGTCGGCCAGGAACTGCTCGACGATGCGCTCGTTCTCGGCGTCAAGCACGCTGCAGGTCGCGTAGACGAGCCGGCCGCCCTTCTTCACGAGGCGCGCGGCGCTCGCAAGGATCGATGCCTGCTTCGGCGTCAGTTCGTCGATCGCCGTGCGCGACTGGCGCCACTTCAGGTCCGGATTGCGGCGCAGCGTACCGAGGCCGCTGCACGGCGCGTCGACCAGCACGCGGTCGATCTTGCCTGCGAGCCGCTTGATCTTCGCGTCGTGCTCGCTGTCGATCAGCACCGGGTTCACGTTCGACAGACCGCTGCGCGCAAGGCGCGGCTTCAGCTTCGCGAGACGCTTTTCCGACACGTCGAACGCATAGAGGCGCCCGGTCGAGCGCATCATCGCGCCCAGCGCGAGCGTCTTGCCGCCCGCGCCCGCGCAGAAATCGACGATCATCTCGCCGCGGCGCGGCGCGACCAGCGAGCACAGCAACTGGCTGCCCTCGTCTTGCACCTCGATCTGGCCTTCCTCGAACAGCTTCAGGCGCGTGAGCGCCGGCTTGCCGACCACCCGCACGCCGAACGGCGCGAACGGCGTCGCACCCGCATCGATACCGTTCGCGCGCAGCGCGTCGATCACCTGGTCACGGGTCGCCTTCTGCGCGTTGGCGCGCAGGTCGAGCGGCGCCGGGTAGTTCAGCGCGGCGGCGAGCTGCGCGAGCTCCTCGGCGTCGAAACGGGCCGACAGCGCCTGGTGGATCCAGTCCGGCAGGTTCGTGCGCACGCGCACGGGCAGGCTCGCCGGATCGATCTTCGACACGTGCTCGAGCCACGCGGACTCGGTGTCGGACAAAAACGGCCTCAGCGCATTGCGGCCGGCCGTCTGCATCAGGCCGAGCAGCGTGAGACGCCGCGCGGGCGTGCCCGTGCCGCTCTCGGCAAGATGCGAAAACTCCATCTTCCGGCGCAGCACCGCGAACACGGCCTCGGCGATCACGCCGCGCTCGGCATGCCCGAGCTTCGGGTGCGCGCGGAAGAACCGGCTCGTCGTCGCGTCGGCGGGGCCGGCAAACTTCAGCACCTCGGCCAGCAAAGTCTCGGTCTGGCCGATCAGGAATCCGTGCAGCTTCATACGCCCTCACTCGTTTCGGTATGCGGTTGATCCGCGAAAATCCAGCGCGCCTCTTCCGGCGCCACCACTGCCCGGCCGTTCTCGAGGCGCAAGCGCCCCTCGACGAACCAGCGCACCGCGCGCGGATACAGCACATGCTCGACCGTCAGCACGCGCCGCGCGAGCGCGACCGCGTCGTCGCCCGCGCGCACGGGCACCGCGCCCTGCGCGACGATCGCACCGCTGTCGAGCTCGGGAATCACGAAGTGCACGCTCGCGCCATGCAGCGCGACACCCGCATCCAGCGCCTGCTGGTGCGTGTGGATGCCCTTGAAGCTCGGCAGCAGCGACGGGTGAATGTTCAGCAGCCGGCCTTCGTATCGTCTGACGAATGCCGGCGTGAGGATGCGCATGAAGCCCGCGAGGATCACGAGATCGGGGGCAAAGCGGTCGATTTCGGCGGCGAGCGCCGCGTCGAAGCTGTCGCGGCCGTCGAACGACCGGTGGTCGACCACCGCGGTCGCCACCCCGTGCGACGCGGCAAAAGCCAGGCCGGCCGCATCGGGCCGGTTGGCGATCACGGCAGCGACCTCGGCCGGCCAGCGTTCCTGCGCGCACGCGCGGACGATGGCCTCCATGTTGCTGCCGCGACCGGAAATCAGGATCACGAGTTTTTTCATCCGCGAATTTTACCATTCGCCCCCGCGTTTCCCGCCTTCTCGGCCGCCGGCCCGCCCGAACGTTTATAATCTTCTGCTTTGCGGCATCCCACCGCCCATTCCCCGACGCTGCATCCGCTATCGTGAAAGTCTTCCGCGGCCTGCCCAACGCCGAGAGCCGCGCCCCGTGCGCGCTGACGATCGGCAACTTCGACGGTGTCCATCGCGGCCACCAGGCCCTGCTCGCGCGCGTGCGCGCGGCAGCGGACGCGCGCGGCCTGCCCGTGTGCGTGATGACTTTCGAACCGCACCCGCGCGAATTCTTCAACCCGGCCGGCGCGCCGCCGCGCATCGCGATGCTGCGCGACAAGCTCGAGGCGCTGCGCGAGCACGGCGTCGACCGCGTGGTCGTCGAGCACTTCAACCACACGTTTGCGAGCCAGTCGCCGCAGGCGTTCGTCGAGCGTACGCTGGTGAACGGCCTGCACACGCGCTGGATGATGGTCGGCGACGATTTCTGCTACGGCGCGAAGCGCGCGGGCACCTTCGACACGCTGAAGGCGGCCGGCGAGCAATACGGCTTCGAAGTCGAGCAGATGGGCACGGTGGCCGGCAGCGACGGCACGCGCATCTCCAGCTCGGGCGTGCGCGCCTCGCTCGCGGCCGGCGATCTCGACGCGGCCGCGCAGGCGCTCGGCCACGGCTATGCGATCAGCGGCCACGTCGCGCACGGGCTGAAGCTCGGCCGCGACCTCGGCTTCCCGACGCTGAACCTGCCGATCGCGCACAAGCGGCCGGCGCTCGCGGGCATCTTCGTCGTGCAGGTGCACGGCCTCGGCCCCGCCCCGCTGCCGGGCGTCGCGAGCCTCGGCCTGCGCCCGACCGTCGACGATTCGGGCCGCGTGCTGCTCGAAGTCCACCTGCTCGACTGGCATGGCGATGCGTACGGCAAGCTCATCCGCGTCGAATTCCTGAAGAAGCTGCGCGACGAAGCGAAATTCGACGATCTCGAGGCGCTGTCGCGCGCGATCGCACTGGACGTCGCGAATGCACGCGCGTACTTCATCGAGCGCGACCGTGCGCCGGGCAGCCGCGCAACGGGCTTCGCGACGTCGGCAACCGACCGAATTAGCTGATCCGGACGGCGGCGCCCCGCGCCGCACCCACGCGTCGCACACGCGCGCGCATACCCGATTCACGACGCACGAGCGTCCCCCGATTTGATAGCGATCCCATCATGAGCAACAAGAAAGCCGATTCGAAACCGCAGGCCAAGTATCCGGTCAACCTGCTCGACACGCCGTTCCCGATGCGCGGCGACCTGCCCAAGCGCGAGCCGCAGTGGGTCAAGGAATGGGAAGAGCGCGGCATCTACGACAAGATCCGCGCGGCCAGCCAGGGCCGGCCGAAGTTCATCCTGCACGACGGCCCGCCGTATGCGAACGGAGACATCCACCTCGGCCACGCCGTCAACAAGATCCTGAAGGACATCGTCGTCAAGTCGCGCAACATGGCCGGCTTCGACGCGCCGTACGTGCCGGGCTGGGATTGCCACGGGATGCCCATCGAGATCCAGATCGAGAAGCAGTTCGGCAAGTCGCTGCCGGCGGCCGAAGTGATGAGCAAGGCACGCGCGTACGCGACCGAGCAGATCGAGAAGCAGAAGGTCGGCTTCAAGCGCCTCGGCGTGCTCGGCGACTGGGCCAACCCGTACAAGACGATGAACTTCGTCAACGAGGCGGAAGAGCTCCGCGCGCTCGGCAAGATCATCGAGAAGGGTTATGTGTATCGCGGGCTGAAGCCGGTGAACTGGTGCTTCGACTGCGGCTCGGCGCTCGCCGAAGCGGAAGTCGAGTACAAGGACCGCACTGATCCGACGATCGACGTGATGTTCGCATTCGCGGAACCGGACAAGACCGCGCAGGCGTTCGGCCTGCCGGCACTGCCGCGCGCCGAAGGCGGCATCGTGATCTGGACCACCACGCCGTGGACGATTCCCGCGAACCAGGCGCTGAACCTCCATCCGGAAATCGTCTACGCGCTGGTCGACACCGAGCGCGGGCTGCTGATCATCGCCGAAGAGCGCGTCGCCGCGTGCATGGAAGAGTTCAAGCTGACAGGCCGCGTCGTCGCGACCACGCCGGGCGTCAAGCTCGCGAACCTGCGCTTCCACCACCCGCTCGCATCGGCCCACCCCGGCTACAAGCGCACCGCACCCGTCTACCTCGGCGACTACGTGACGACCGACACCGGTACCGGCGTCGTGCACTCGTCGCCCGCGTACGGTATCGAGGACTTCATGTCCTGCAAGGCGCACGGGATGACCGATTCGGACTTCATCAACCCGGTGATGGGCGACGGTCGTTATATCGAATCGCTGCCGCTGTTCGGCGGCCTGTCGATCTGGGATGCGAACCCGAAGATCGTCGAGGCGCTGAACGCGGCCGGCTCGCTGCTGCGCAGCGAGAAGTACACGCACAGCTACATGCACTGCTGGCGCCACAAGACGCCGATCATCTACCGCGCGACGTCGCAGTGGTTCGCCGGCATGGACGTGACGCCGCGCGACGGCAGCAAGACGCTGCGCGAAACGGCGCTCGAAGGCGTCGACGCGACCGCGTTCTACCCGTCGTGGGGCAAGCAGCGCCTGTTCAGCATGATCGCGAACCGTCCCGACTGGACGCTGTCGCGCCAGCGCCAGTGGGGTGTGCCGATGGCGTTCTTCGTGCACAAGGAAACCGGCGAGCTGCATCCGCGCACGCTCGAACTGCTCGAGGAAGTCGCGAAACGCGTCGAGCAGTCGGGCATCGAGGCCTGGCAGACGCTCGACCCGCGCGAGCTGATCGGCGACGACGCGAACCTGTACGAAAAGAACCGCGACACGCTCGACGTGTGGTTCGACTCGGGCACGACGCACTGGCACGTGCTGCGCGGCTCGCACAAGGATCAACTGCAGTTCCCGGCCGACCTGTACCTCGAAGGCTCGGACCAGCATCGCGGCTGGTTCCACTCGTCGCTGCTGACCGCGTCGATGATCGACGGCCGCGCACCGTACAAGGGCCTGCTCACGCACGGCTTCACGGTCGACGGCGAAGGCCGCAAGATGAGCAAGTCGCTCGGCAACGGTGTCGACCCGCATGAAGTCGCGAACCGCCTCGGCGCGGAAATCATCCGCCTGTGGATCGCGTCGACCGACTATTCGGGCGAGCTCGCGATCTCCGAGGAAATCCTGAAGCGCGTGACCGAAGGCTATCGCCGTATCCGCAACACGCTGCGCTTCCTGCTCGCGAACCTGTCGGACTTCGACTACGCGCAGCACGCGGTGCCGGTCGGCGAATGGCTCGAGATCGACCGTTATGCGGTCGCGTTCTCGGAGCAACTGCAGACAGAGTTGCTCGGCCACTACGAGAAATACGAATTCCACCCGGTCGTCGCGAA
Proteins encoded in this window:
- a CDS encoding RsmB/NOP family class I SAM-dependent RNA methyltransferase; amino-acid sequence: MKLHGFLIGQTETLLAEVLKFAGPADATTSRFFRAHPKLGHAERGVIAEAVFAVLRRKMEFSHLAESGTGTPARRLTLLGLMQTAGRNALRPFLSDTESAWLEHVSKIDPASLPVRVRTNLPDWIHQALSARFDAEELAQLAAALNYPAPLDLRANAQKATRDQVIDALRANGIDAGATPFAPFGVRVVGKPALTRLKLFEEGQIEVQDEGSQLLCSLVAPRRGEMIVDFCAGAGGKTLALGAMMRSTGRLYAFDVSEKRLAKLKPRLARSGLSNVNPVLIDSEHDAKIKRLAGKIDRVLVDAPCSGLGTLRRNPDLKWRQSRTAIDELTPKQASILASAARLVKKGGRLVYATCSVLDAENERIVEQFLADHPEFVLVPAQKVLADQRIELETGDYLSLWPHRHATDGFFAAVLERRAQ
- the ileS gene encoding isoleucine--tRNA ligase gives rise to the protein MSNKKADSKPQAKYPVNLLDTPFPMRGDLPKREPQWVKEWEERGIYDKIRAASQGRPKFILHDGPPYANGDIHLGHAVNKILKDIVVKSRNMAGFDAPYVPGWDCHGMPIEIQIEKQFGKSLPAAEVMSKARAYATEQIEKQKVGFKRLGVLGDWANPYKTMNFVNEAEELRALGKIIEKGYVYRGLKPVNWCFDCGSALAEAEVEYKDRTDPTIDVMFAFAEPDKTAQAFGLPALPRAEGGIVIWTTTPWTIPANQALNLHPEIVYALVDTERGLLIIAEERVAACMEEFKLTGRVVATTPGVKLANLRFHHPLASAHPGYKRTAPVYLGDYVTTDTGTGVVHSSPAYGIEDFMSCKAHGMTDSDFINPVMGDGRYIESLPLFGGLSIWDANPKIVEALNAAGSLLRSEKYTHSYMHCWRHKTPIIYRATSQWFAGMDVTPRDGSKTLRETALEGVDATAFYPSWGKQRLFSMIANRPDWTLSRQRQWGVPMAFFVHKETGELHPRTLELLEEVAKRVEQSGIEAWQTLDPRELIGDDANLYEKNRDTLDVWFDSGTTHWHVLRGSHKDQLQFPADLYLEGSDQHRGWFHSSLLTASMIDGRAPYKGLLTHGFTVDGEGRKMSKSLGNGVDPHEVANRLGAEIIRLWIASTDYSGELAISEEILKRVTEGYRRIRNTLRFLLANLSDFDYAQHAVPVGEWLEIDRYAVAFSEQLQTELLGHYEKYEFHPVVAKLQTYCSEDLGGFYLDVLKDRLYTSAADSRARRSAQTALYHLTHGLLRVLAPFLSFTAEEAWKVFQPASDTIFTETYYAYPEIDGSAALIEKWALLRDVRGNVTKALEEARTANRIGSSLQAEVTVHASGARYDALTSLGEDLKFVLITSAATVVKVDDEAQESVDVAASKYQKCERCWHYRDDVGAHADHPTLCGRCFSNLFENGEIRSAA
- a CDS encoding mechanosensitive ion channel family protein, giving the protein MENLQSRLLSHRLASVIRDFHQPVMIWQAAILVGALCFAWVAARFVHGRIDARRRAAGRAPGAGADSLKRALFPLFGGVFVGVAQLAFDPFMSTSLLSLALVPLFGIGLIYVLFFFARRVFARDGHTHAWLSIVEKIVSTAVWAAMVLTVLGIQRDVLGWLDSVQFRVANAHLTLLSLISGALWVCVTLMVAMWLGSVLEDRLTRASTLDANLKVVLSRVGRALLVFAAILIGLSLVGIDVTVLGVFGGAVGVGLGFGLQKVASNYVSGFIILLDRSLRLGDAISVGGLQGVVTQIRTRYTVVRGLDGNETLIPNEKLITDVVQNQSSYLTRGYAKVAVQVAYTSDVEHALALLADAAKDVPRVLAEPAPTPYLVSFGADGIDLELGFWIEDSAKGTSGVRSTVNRNIWRLFSEHGISIPFPQREVRVVGLPDGFAGAGAAAGRDPAAGSGAVDGRAPAA
- the purN gene encoding phosphoribosylglycinamide formyltransferase, with protein sequence MKKLVILISGRGSNMEAIVRACAQERWPAEVAAVIANRPDAAGLAFAASHGVATAVVDHRSFDGRDSFDAALAAEIDRFAPDLVILAGFMRILTPAFVRRYEGRLLNIHPSLLPSFKGIHTHQQALDAGVALHGASVHFVIPELDSGAIVAQGAVPVRAGDDAVALARRVLTVEHVLYPRAVRWFVEGRLRLENGRAVVAPEEARWIFADQPHTETSEGV
- a CDS encoding bifunctional riboflavin kinase/FAD synthetase encodes the protein MKVFRGLPNAESRAPCALTIGNFDGVHRGHQALLARVRAAADARGLPVCVMTFEPHPREFFNPAGAPPRIAMLRDKLEALREHGVDRVVVEHFNHTFASQSPQAFVERTLVNGLHTRWMMVGDDFCYGAKRAGTFDTLKAAGEQYGFEVEQMGTVAGSDGTRISSSGVRASLAAGDLDAAAQALGHGYAISGHVAHGLKLGRDLGFPTLNLPIAHKRPALAGIFVVQVHGLGPAPLPGVASLGLRPTVDDSGRVLLEVHLLDWHGDAYGKLIRVEFLKKLRDEAKFDDLEALSRAIALDVANARAYFIERDRAPGSRATGFATSATDRIS